From one Solanum lycopersicum chromosome 12, SLM_r2.1 genomic stretch:
- the LOC138340226 gene encoding uncharacterized protein codes for MDYSRDDIDGLLNDQFRDVVQDGGVYDCPNEDAKKFYSLLKEANQELYSGCIGFSKLLFTLRLYLLKCLDGWSNESFTSLPELLKEVKPKFTIPQSYNKTKSMVKNLGLDYDKIDACPNDCMLFRNDHKDDEFCHTCGASRYIQYPKVDTWKDFDRVHPDFAQDCRNVRLGLSSDGFNPVQTMSISHSTWPVMLMVYNLPPWMCMKSEYSLLSLLIPWPRSPGNDIDIHLQPLIDELKLLWESGVETYDSSRNETFQMWASLMWTISDFPAYAILSGWSTKGKFACPCCNYGTHSRYLKHSWKMCYMDQRVFLPMDHPWISNKRSFNGKTEFRPPRAPLKGIDVLNSLRDFQNVFGKKRKRSIFFELPYWRHNLLRHNLDVIHIEKNIVDSILCTLLDISGKTKDHAKARYDLRDMGIRKNRHPQDI; via the exons atggattACTCGCGTGATGATATTGATGGGTTgttgaatgatcaatttagaGATGTTGTACAGGATGGAGGAGTTTATGATTGTCCAAATGAAGATGCCAAGAAATTCTATAGCTTACTTAAAGAGGCAAACCAAGAATTATATTCTGGTTGCATAGGTTTCTCTAAATTATTATTCACACTTCGcttatatttgttgaagtgtttagATGGATGGAGCAATGAATCATTCACTTCTCTTCCAGAGTTATTAAAAGAGGTGAAGCCCAAGTTCACCATTCCTCAGTCTTACAATAAAACCAAGTCTATGGTTAAGAATCTTGGTCtggattatgataaaattgacgcatgtccaaatgattgcatgttgttCAGGAATGATCATAAGGATGACGAATTTTGTCATACTTGTGGAGCTTCACGATATATTCAATATCCTAAAGTTGATA CATGGAAAGACTTTGATAGGGTGCATCCAGATTTTGCACAAGATTGTCGCAATGTGAGACTTGGCTTGTCAAGTGATGGATTCAATCCAGTTCAAACCATGAGTATATCACATAGCACATGGCCAGTTATGTTGATGGTTTATAATTTGCCGCCTTGGATGTGCATGAAATCTGAATATTCCCTACTTTCTTTACTTATACCTTGGCCGCGATCACCTGGAAATGACATTGATATTCACTTACAACCATTGATAGacgagttaaaattattatgggaATCTGGGGTTGAAACATATGATTCTTCCAGAAatgaaacttttcaaatgtgggCATCTCTTATGTGGACAATCAGTGATTTTCCTGCATATGCTATATTATCTGGTTGGAGTACAAAAGGAAAGTTTGCTTGTCCTTGTTGTAACTATGGCACTCATTCTCGCTATCTTAAACATAGTTGGAAAATGTGCTATATGGATCAACGTGTTTTTCTACCGATGGATCATCCATGGATATCAAACAAAAGATCATTCAATGGAAAAACTGAATTTAGGCCTCCTCGAGCTCCTTTAAAGGGAATTGATGTTCTTAATAGCTTACGTGATTTTCAAAATGTGTTTgggaagaagagaaagagatcaattttttttgaattaccttACTGGCGGCATAACTTATTACGTCACAACCTTGATGTAATTCACATAGAGAAGAACATCGTTGATAGCATACTTTGTACTCTTTTGGATATTTCAGGAAAAACAAAGGATCATGCAAAAGCACGGTATGATTTGAGAGATATGGGAATCAGGAAGAACCGTCATCCACAAGATATATAA